One Chitinophaga sp. H8 DNA window includes the following coding sequences:
- a CDS encoding tetratricopeptide repeat-containing sensor histidine kinase has product MAASHLPGAMIDDMYKGILTTLCLLVGCCFLAAGKTAADKDSLYRVIQQTPADTGTVEAMLLYGETLFHENPDAAAKLYNEALTLSKKLRYHRGVALFTIYFIDILNRRGQYAEALAMLEQADIIFRQLKDTSSIVCIYNNIGNEHQYLGNYSAAATAYLTGLTLAEKSGIKKYEVKMYNNLAAVFISLEDYPKVIKYATKGYKLATQRQEVSGMASTLVNLAAALSKTGRYDDAIDYYQQVITLGRQLGDSSYVLDGTINSGSLYFEQQKNDKAMQAFSQALAIASAYHYPEYLQYIYMGFAEGLYKNKQYQLADEYITKAIQVSESLQAKDEQRQSYLNAANIKEALLQPAMALQYRKKYEALNDSLLSDNTRKHVQQLEIQFQTEKKDKELTEKKLLLTQKDLLLQQKNSWLIAFLLGITLLVITVFIIWMKFQHRQRLHEQKLQVLEKEKTVHLLEAIMHGEEKERTRLSKDLHDGVGGLLSAVKMHFSALKHDHPSLQESQPFTHALALLDDAIGDVRKTAHNLMPEMLSRLGLKEALQLYCRNISHSRELQITFHTSGTLHRYKSNFELSVYRIIQELVNNIVKHAHATEALVQLSQHNHLLAITVEDNGIGFNQQAMQQNGMGLKSLQSRIKALNGNIEIDAASGQGTTAYIEFDVSVLKQETQLAAV; this is encoded by the coding sequence ATGGCAGCTTCACACCTGCCTGGTGCAATGATTGATGATATGTATAAAGGGATTTTAACTACGTTATGCCTCCTCGTGGGCTGTTGCTTTCTGGCAGCAGGTAAAACGGCTGCTGATAAGGACAGTCTGTACCGGGTAATACAACAAACCCCGGCAGATACCGGTACCGTGGAAGCTATGCTGCTTTATGGAGAAACCCTTTTCCATGAAAATCCTGATGCTGCCGCAAAGCTGTACAATGAAGCCCTGACGCTCTCTAAAAAGCTACGTTATCACAGGGGAGTAGCTCTTTTTACCATTTACTTCATTGATATCCTCAACAGAAGAGGGCAGTATGCCGAGGCACTGGCTATGCTGGAACAGGCAGATATCATTTTCCGGCAGCTCAAAGACACTTCCAGTATTGTTTGTATTTACAATAATATCGGCAACGAGCACCAGTATCTGGGCAATTATAGCGCTGCGGCCACTGCCTACCTCACAGGGCTGACCCTGGCGGAAAAAAGCGGGATAAAAAAGTATGAGGTGAAGATGTACAATAACCTCGCGGCGGTATTTATTTCCCTGGAAGATTATCCCAAAGTTATTAAATATGCCACGAAGGGATACAAACTGGCCACACAGCGTCAGGAGGTCTCCGGTATGGCCTCTACCCTGGTAAACCTGGCCGCCGCTTTAAGTAAAACGGGCCGGTATGATGATGCCATTGACTATTACCAACAAGTGATAACACTGGGCAGGCAGCTGGGCGACAGCTCCTATGTGCTGGATGGTACCATTAACTCCGGCAGCCTTTATTTTGAGCAACAAAAAAATGATAAAGCCATGCAGGCTTTTTCGCAAGCCCTGGCTATCGCCAGCGCCTATCACTATCCGGAATACCTGCAATATATTTATATGGGCTTTGCGGAAGGATTGTATAAAAACAAACAATATCAGCTGGCAGATGAATATATTACCAAGGCTATTCAGGTGAGTGAAAGCCTGCAGGCAAAAGATGAGCAACGCCAGTCTTATCTGAATGCCGCCAATATCAAGGAAGCACTTTTGCAACCTGCTATGGCACTGCAATACCGCAAAAAATATGAGGCACTGAACGATTCCCTGCTGAGCGATAATACCCGTAAACATGTACAGCAACTGGAAATACAGTTCCAGACCGAAAAGAAAGACAAAGAACTCACGGAAAAGAAACTGCTGCTCACTCAAAAAGACCTGCTGCTACAGCAAAAGAACAGCTGGCTCATTGCCTTCTTACTTGGTATTACCCTCCTGGTGATCACCGTATTTATCATCTGGATGAAGTTCCAGCACCGGCAGCGGCTGCACGAACAAAAACTGCAGGTACTTGAAAAAGAAAAGACCGTACACCTGCTGGAAGCTATCATGCATGGAGAAGAGAAAGAAAGAACCCGGTTGTCCAAAGACCTGCATGATGGAGTAGGCGGCCTGCTATCGGCGGTAAAAATGCATTTCAGTGCGCTCAAACATGATCATCCCTCCCTGCAGGAAAGCCAGCCCTTTACACATGCGCTGGCACTCCTGGACGACGCCATCGGGGATGTGCGTAAAACAGCGCACAACCTGATGCCGGAAATGCTGTCCCGGCTGGGATTAAAAGAAGCGCTGCAGCTGTATTGCCGGAACATCAGCCATTCCCGCGAATTACAAATTACCTTTCATACTTCCGGGACACTCCACCGCTATAAATCAAATTTTGAACTGTCCGTTTATCGTATTATACAGGAGCTGGTCAACAATATTGTGAAACACGCCCACGCTACAGAAGCATTGGTGCAGCTAAGCCAGCATAACCATTTACTGGCCATTACCGTAGAAGATAACGGGATAGGATTTAATCAACAGGCAATGCAGCAAAACGGCATGGGACTTAAAAGCCTTCAATCCAGGATCAAAGCACTTAATGGCAATATAGAAATTGACGCCGCATCCGGGCAGGGCACTACTGCGTATATTGAGTTTGATGTAAGTGTGCTGAAACAGGAAACACAGCTGGCAGCTGTTTAA
- a CDS encoding 3-dehydroquinate synthase has translation MEYIEQSFEVKFAYKVFFTNHIFDPSNLTIAAFLDSRADKDITKKLLIILDGGVLKHHPQLEQQITTYFQAVKGFQLIPEIIVIAGGEAVKNDEPLFYKLVDAIDHHGIDRHSFVIGIGGGSVLDLVGYVAAVSHRGIKHIRIPTTVLSQNDSGVGVKNGINYKGKKNFLGTFAPPVAVFNDAELLTTLDPRDWRAGISEAVKVALIKDASFFSWLETNAAALVAGNMPVMQELIYRCAALHMAHIGGAGDPFESGSSRPLDFGHWSAHKLEQLTHFSLRHGEAVSIGIAVDSVYSYLLGWIDEAAMTRIVTLLVQLQLPIYHPLLEMQDGKISPVIAGLEEFREHLGGRLTISLLRAIGKGEEVHEMDLDLLQQAVATCAQWNTTAS, from the coding sequence ATGGAGTATATCGAACAATCATTTGAGGTAAAGTTTGCGTATAAGGTCTTTTTTACAAATCACATATTTGACCCGTCCAATCTTACGATTGCTGCTTTCCTGGATTCCAGGGCAGATAAGGATATTACCAAGAAATTACTGATCATACTGGATGGTGGTGTGCTGAAACATCACCCGCAGCTGGAACAACAGATTACTACCTATTTTCAGGCGGTAAAAGGTTTTCAGCTGATACCGGAAATCATTGTTATTGCCGGAGGGGAAGCCGTGAAAAATGACGAACCACTGTTTTACAAACTGGTGGATGCTATTGATCATCATGGTATTGACCGCCACTCCTTTGTAATCGGTATAGGCGGCGGCTCCGTGCTGGATCTGGTAGGATACGTAGCAGCAGTATCTCACCGGGGTATCAAACACATTCGTATACCCACTACCGTACTATCCCAGAATGATTCAGGGGTAGGTGTGAAAAATGGTATCAACTATAAAGGCAAAAAGAATTTCCTCGGCACATTTGCCCCACCGGTGGCAGTGTTTAATGATGCGGAATTGCTGACTACGCTGGACCCGCGGGATTGGCGTGCAGGCATATCCGAAGCAGTAAAGGTGGCACTGATCAAAGATGCTTCCTTTTTTAGCTGGCTGGAAACCAACGCGGCTGCATTGGTGGCAGGGAATATGCCCGTTATGCAGGAACTGATATACCGTTGTGCAGCCCTGCACATGGCACATATAGGCGGTGCCGGAGACCCCTTTGAAAGCGGCTCCTCCCGCCCGCTGGATTTTGGACACTGGAGCGCACATAAGCTGGAACAACTTACCCATTTCTCCCTGCGCCATGGCGAAGCTGTGAGCATCGGTATTGCGGTAGACAGCGTATACTCTTATCTGTTGGGCTGGATCGATGAAGCGGCGATGACACGCATTGTTACATTATTAGTGCAATTGCAGCTGCCCATCTATCACCCCCTCCTGGAAATGCAGGATGGAAAAATTTCTCCTGTTATCGCCGGGCTGGAAGAATTCCGGGAGCACCTGGGCGGACGGTTAACCATCTCCCTGTTACGTGCCATCGGAAAAGGAGAGGAAGTGCACGAAATGGACCTGGATTTATTACAACAGGCAGTAGCAACCTGTGCGCAATGGAATACAACAGCTTCATAA
- the eboE gene encoding metabolite traffic protein EboE, protein MQTAYGHLTYCTNIHSGESWGDHFAELKKHIPAIKAQVSPHKPFGIGLRLANLASLELSKEEALLEFKAWLKAQDCYVFTMNGFPYGGFHGVVVKDQVHTPDWTTADRVAYTIRLFRLMAALLPEGMEGGVSTPPLSYKYWHTRCEEERGSIMEGATFNMLLVVEQLIRIHRSGGPLLHLDVEPEPDGMLENTKEYIDWYFQYLLAAGVPFIMEKFDVTETEAAALIKTHVQLCYDVCHFALVYETPQRVLERLQHYGLKVGRLQISAALKALMPPVGPAREKVIAAFRTFNEPIYLHQVIARKENGSFEHYPDLPEALADADNPQVAEWRSHFHVPVFIADFGVLTSTREDIVQALTRQKSQPFTAHLEVETYTWDVLPPALKQDIAQSISRELGWILQQLELS, encoded by the coding sequence ATGCAAACAGCTTATGGACATCTTACCTATTGCACCAATATCCACTCCGGTGAAAGCTGGGGGGATCATTTTGCAGAGCTAAAGAAACATATACCAGCCATCAAAGCACAGGTATCTCCTCACAAACCTTTTGGAATAGGGCTCCGGCTGGCTAACCTGGCCAGCCTGGAACTGAGTAAGGAAGAGGCCCTGCTGGAATTTAAGGCCTGGCTGAAAGCACAGGACTGTTATGTATTTACCATGAATGGATTTCCCTACGGCGGGTTTCATGGGGTCGTGGTAAAAGATCAGGTACATACTCCCGACTGGACTACCGCCGACAGGGTAGCTTATACCATACGCCTGTTCCGCCTCATGGCAGCCCTGCTGCCGGAAGGTATGGAAGGCGGCGTATCCACACCGCCACTGTCTTATAAATACTGGCATACGCGCTGCGAAGAAGAAAGAGGCTCCATCATGGAAGGGGCTACTTTTAATATGCTGCTGGTAGTGGAACAACTGATACGGATACACCGTAGTGGCGGTCCGTTACTGCACCTCGATGTAGAACCGGAGCCGGATGGCATGCTGGAAAATACCAAGGAATATATCGATTGGTATTTTCAATACCTCCTGGCGGCTGGCGTGCCTTTTATAATGGAAAAATTTGACGTAACGGAAACCGAAGCGGCTGCCCTGATCAAAACACACGTACAGCTGTGTTATGATGTATGCCACTTTGCACTGGTATATGAAACGCCGCAACGGGTGCTGGAGCGCCTGCAGCATTATGGGCTGAAAGTAGGCCGCCTGCAGATCAGCGCTGCCTTAAAAGCATTGATGCCGCCTGTAGGGCCGGCCCGTGAAAAAGTGATAGCCGCCTTCCGCACTTTTAATGAACCTATATACCTGCACCAGGTAATAGCCCGCAAGGAAAACGGCAGCTTTGAACATTATCCCGACTTACCGGAAGCATTGGCAGATGCTGATAACCCACAGGTGGCAGAATGGCGCTCCCATTTTCATGTGCCCGTATTTATAGCTGATTTTGGCGTACTTACCTCCACCAGGGAAGATATCGTACAGGCGCTGACCCGGCAAAAGAGCCAGCCCTTTACTGCTCACCTGGAAGTAGAAACGTATACCTGGGATGTATTACCCCCTGCTTTAAAGCAGGATATTGCACAATCTATATCCAGAGAACTGGGATGGATCCTGCAACAGTTGGAATTATCATAA
- a CDS encoding alkaline phosphatase family protein, with product MRKTVVIDVVGLSASLIGKHTPFLQAYVQQHHLETVMPMLPGVTTAVQSTYLTGEWPSEHGIVGNGWYDREDCEIKFWKQSNKLVDAPKIWDKARRLNPEFTCSQMCWWYNMYADVDYSLTPRPNYLSDGRKIPDCYTHPADLRDHLQKELGQFPLFNYWGPTASIKSSQWIADASIVTDGLYHPTLTFIYLPHLDYCLQKRGQHADTISKELNEIDGVCKQLVTYYEKEGCEVILLSEYGITNVNHPVHINRVLREAGLLGIRVERGLELLDPGASHAFAVADHQLAHIYINDPSCYKQVRTLLEKVPGVELLLDREGKRAHHMHHARSGDLIAVADANSWFTYYYWLDDQKAPDFARIVDIHRKPGYDPVEMFMNPADPLIKLKAAAKLLKKKLGFRYLMNVIPLDATLIKGSHGRIEQNRDFHPVLISNKPSGKEQLLATDVYTKIWQTLNGE from the coding sequence ATGAGAAAAACAGTAGTAATTGATGTGGTGGGGCTTTCCGCCTCTTTGATAGGCAAGCATACACCTTTTTTGCAGGCTTATGTGCAACAGCATCACCTGGAAACGGTAATGCCTATGTTACCCGGTGTAACTACTGCGGTACAGAGTACCTACCTCACCGGCGAATGGCCCAGCGAACATGGTATTGTAGGCAATGGCTGGTATGATCGTGAAGATTGTGAAATCAAATTCTGGAAACAATCCAACAAACTGGTGGATGCGCCCAAGATCTGGGACAAAGCCCGCCGCCTTAACCCGGAATTTACCTGCTCCCAGATGTGCTGGTGGTATAACATGTATGCAGATGTAGACTATTCGCTTACGCCCAGGCCCAACTACCTGTCGGATGGCCGTAAAATACCGGATTGTTATACGCATCCCGCTGATCTGCGCGATCACCTGCAGAAAGAACTGGGGCAGTTCCCGCTGTTTAATTACTGGGGACCTACTGCCAGCATCAAATCTTCGCAGTGGATCGCGGATGCGTCTATCGTAACGGATGGATTGTATCACCCCACCCTGACTTTTATCTACCTGCCTCACCTGGATTATTGCCTGCAGAAACGCGGACAACATGCAGATACCATCAGTAAAGAACTGAACGAAATAGATGGCGTTTGTAAACAACTGGTTACCTACTACGAAAAAGAAGGTTGCGAGGTAATCCTGTTGTCAGAATATGGCATCACTAACGTGAACCACCCTGTGCATATCAACCGCGTGCTGCGCGAAGCCGGACTGCTCGGTATCAGGGTGGAAAGAGGACTGGAACTGCTGGACCCTGGAGCTTCCCACGCATTTGCGGTGGCAGATCATCAGCTGGCACATATCTATATCAATGATCCTTCCTGCTACAAACAGGTGCGTACCCTGCTGGAAAAAGTACCAGGGGTGGAACTGCTGCTGGACAGGGAAGGCAAACGCGCCCATCATATGCATCATGCCCGCAGTGGCGACCTGATCGCGGTAGCAGATGCCAATAGCTGGTTTACCTACTACTACTGGCTGGATGATCAGAAAGCTCCCGACTTTGCACGTATCGTGGATATCCACCGTAAACCAGGGTACGATCCGGTAGAAATGTTTATGAACCCTGCTGATCCGCTGATCAAACTTAAAGCGGCCGCAAAACTACTCAAGAAGAAATTAGGATTCCGTTATCTCATGAACGTTATCCCGCTGGATGCTACGCTTATTAAAGGTTCTCACGGCAGGATAGAACAAAACCGCGATTTTCATCCTGTTCTTATTTCCAACAAACCTTCCGGGAAAGAACAATTGCTGGCAACAGACGTTTATACTAAGATATGGCAGACCCTGAACGGTGAATAA
- a CDS encoding DUF6992 family protein codes for MKRSLLLLVILLCCHLVPAQDTAFLTSFDQQRIQTTQKAMVVLGGWAVANIATGLIAMGQTTGEARYFHQMNAIWNVVNLGIATMGYLGNRKLNPASYNWPASIKEQNKIEKIYLVNGALDLAYILGGLYAREYGKNQSPGKEQDRWKGYGSSIIFQGGFLLLYDVVNISLHHKHGKALFNRFNGLQVSLAPGNMSLQYTF; via the coding sequence ATGAAACGTTCCTTGCTGCTATTGGTCATTTTGTTGTGCTGCCACCTTGTGCCGGCACAGGATACCGCTTTCCTGACATCTTTTGATCAGCAACGTATACAGACTACCCAAAAAGCGATGGTGGTGCTGGGAGGATGGGCGGTGGCCAATATTGCTACCGGACTGATCGCCATGGGGCAAACAACAGGAGAGGCCAGATACTTCCACCAGATGAACGCTATCTGGAATGTGGTCAATCTGGGTATTGCCACCATGGGCTACCTGGGCAATCGTAAACTGAATCCTGCTTCCTATAACTGGCCTGCCAGTATCAAAGAACAAAACAAAATAGAAAAGATCTACCTGGTAAATGGTGCGCTGGACTTGGCTTATATCCTGGGAGGGCTCTATGCACGCGAATATGGTAAAAATCAATCGCCTGGCAAGGAACAGGATCGCTGGAAAGGTTACGGCAGCTCCATTATCTTCCAGGGAGGCTTTTTACTCCTCTATGATGTGGTCAATATCTCCCTCCACCACAAACATGGTAAAGCGCTGTTTAACCGGTTTAACGGGTTACAGGTGTCGCTGGCTCCCGGCAACATGTCGTTGCAGTACACGTTTTAA
- a CDS encoding sulfite exporter TauE/SafE family protein: protein MELLHQTQYLSVLLIGLVVGYLSGLLGKGGSAVSTPALQIFAGVNPFFALASPLPAAITSTISASSVYRKEKLFDKRVILLGGIFGVPATIAGAWISRFLPGKALMMMTAVFIVTLGFSLMYAFLKKKNDLEELPEPSAEGIDRKITIAALGIGFLSGLLANAGGVLFSSFFIKRLGMPIKKALACSIVLSAILSIPGALAHWWLGHIDWNIALLLSITALPSSYLGAKTAIKMKSPLLEKLFAGTLILFGLYDIIFTALGH from the coding sequence ATGGAATTATTACACCAAACCCAGTATCTGTCAGTATTGCTGATAGGCTTAGTTGTCGGTTATCTATCTGGTTTGTTAGGTAAGGGAGGCAGTGCAGTAAGCACACCTGCTTTACAGATCTTTGCCGGTGTAAACCCGTTTTTTGCCCTGGCTTCGCCATTACCTGCTGCTATCACCAGTACTATCTCCGCCAGCAGTGTATACCGGAAGGAAAAGCTGTTTGATAAAAGAGTGATCCTGCTGGGCGGCATATTTGGGGTGCCTGCTACGATTGCAGGGGCCTGGATCAGTCGCTTCCTGCCTGGCAAAGCCCTGATGATGATGACCGCTGTATTCATTGTAACCCTGGGATTTTCCCTCATGTATGCCTTTCTGAAAAAGAAAAATGACCTGGAAGAACTACCGGAACCTTCCGCGGAAGGAATAGACCGGAAAATTACGATTGCAGCACTGGGAATCGGGTTCCTGTCTGGTTTGCTGGCCAACGCAGGCGGGGTACTATTCAGTTCCTTTTTTATAAAAAGATTGGGGATGCCTATTAAAAAGGCGCTGGCTTGCTCTATTGTATTGTCTGCGATCTTATCTATACCGGGAGCGCTGGCCCATTGGTGGCTGGGGCATATCGACTGGAATATCGCACTCCTTCTGTCAATCACTGCTTTACCCTCTTCTTACCTGGGGGCTAAAACAGCGATAAAAATGAAATCTCCCTTGCTCGAAAAGCTGTTTGCAGGTACATTGATCCTGTTTGGACTATACGATATTATTTTTACCGCTTTGGGCCATTAA
- a CDS encoding MmcQ/YjbR family DNA-binding protein, translated as MFDLTLNYCLSFPAVVAEEKRDHEIRFSVGDKLFCMLSSRAPHTIAFKCTMDQFHSLICRAGIVPAPSLSRYHWVQVRNLDTLPLSELQALIQASYEMIVSTLPPEPQQGANMAAKK; from the coding sequence ATGTTTGACCTTACGCTTAATTACTGCCTTTCATTTCCCGCTGTTGTAGCGGAGGAAAAACGGGATCATGAAATCCGCTTTTCTGTAGGGGATAAGCTGTTTTGTATGTTGTCCAGCCGTGCCCCGCACACTATTGCCTTTAAATGTACAATGGACCAGTTCCATTCCCTGATTTGCCGGGCGGGTATTGTCCCTGCGCCATCTTTATCCCGGTATCACTGGGTACAGGTGCGTAATCTGGATACCCTTCCGCTCAGTGAGTTGCAGGCGTTGATACAGGCATCTTACGAAATGATTGTAAGCACCTTACCACCGGAACCGCAGCAAGGTGCAAATATGGCGGCAAAAAAATAA
- a CDS encoding DUF885 domain-containing protein — protein sequence MITISSVATPFFRVLRNTGLCGVLFIAACKPGGGTADNKAMQDSLQHTVASYYDGRMELFPLDATMNGESQYNNLLPVDISVGYRQRLDSFFTHYQQILQTIDTGALNSNDRISYDVLQRELEIGKTGLQFHDYLMPVQQFTALTLTLPQFGSGNGPQPFKTAADYDNFIQRMQSFAMWADTAIANMRQGMATGYVLPKALVIKTIPQLADLSKNDTGNVFYSPLKSLPADLDSTARTHLTDTYKTAITTYLLPAYARLHQFMQTEYLPKARSSSGIAALPDGKAYYNYLIRYWTTTDKTPEEIYAIGEKEVARIRGEMEAVKTATGFKGDLPAFFNFVRNDAQFHIFSTPAAILDSFRAIEAKIMPQVKKMYGHLPKTGFQIKQTEAFRAASASAEYVQGSADGSRPGTFYVPILDARKFSYTGMECLFLHEAIPGHHFQISIQQENESLPKFRRFSWVGAYGEGYALYCESLGKELGVYTNPYMYFGRLSDEIHRAIRLVVDVGLHTKGWTREQAIKYMMDNEPVSDQEATAEIERYMAIPAQALSYKIGELKIRELREQYTRQLGDKFSLSAFHDELLKDGCLPLSVLAQKMNRWAAGF from the coding sequence ATGATTACCATTTCATCGGTAGCCACGCCATTTTTCAGAGTGCTCAGGAATACCGGCTTATGCGGTGTTCTTTTTATAGCCGCCTGTAAGCCGGGGGGAGGAACAGCTGACAATAAAGCCATGCAGGATTCCCTGCAACATACAGTAGCCAGCTATTATGATGGCCGTATGGAGCTGTTCCCGCTGGATGCCACGATGAATGGAGAATCGCAGTATAATAACCTGTTGCCCGTAGATATCAGCGTAGGTTACCGCCAGCGGCTGGATAGTTTTTTTACCCATTACCAGCAGATATTGCAAACGATAGATACCGGTGCACTTAACAGCAATGACCGCATCAGCTATGATGTATTGCAAAGAGAGCTGGAAATAGGAAAAACCGGGTTACAGTTTCACGATTACCTGATGCCGGTACAGCAGTTTACGGCATTAACCCTTACGTTACCGCAATTTGGTTCCGGTAATGGGCCACAGCCGTTTAAAACGGCCGCAGACTATGACAACTTCATACAGCGCATGCAATCATTTGCTATGTGGGCAGATACCGCCATTGCCAATATGCGCCAGGGAATGGCCACCGGCTATGTATTACCCAAAGCCCTGGTCATAAAAACCATTCCCCAGCTGGCCGACTTGTCTAAAAATGATACCGGCAATGTGTTTTACAGCCCGCTGAAAAGCCTGCCAGCGGATCTGGACAGCACAGCCCGCACGCATTTAACAGACACCTACAAAACAGCTATTACCACCTATCTCCTCCCCGCTTATGCCAGGCTGCATCAGTTTATGCAAACGGAATACCTGCCTAAAGCACGTAGCAGCAGCGGGATAGCTGCACTGCCGGATGGAAAAGCCTACTATAACTACCTGATCCGCTACTGGACCACCACTGATAAAACACCGGAGGAGATCTATGCCATAGGAGAAAAAGAAGTAGCCCGCATACGTGGTGAGATGGAAGCTGTAAAAACGGCTACCGGCTTTAAAGGAGATCTGCCTGCTTTTTTCAATTTTGTACGTAATGATGCGCAATTCCATATTTTCAGCACACCTGCCGCCATACTGGATTCTTTCCGGGCCATTGAAGCGAAGATTATGCCTCAGGTAAAAAAGATGTACGGACACTTACCCAAGACAGGTTTCCAGATAAAACAAACGGAGGCTTTCCGGGCAGCCTCTGCCAGCGCAGAGTATGTGCAGGGCAGTGCCGATGGCAGCAGGCCCGGCACGTTTTACGTACCTATTCTTGACGCCAGGAAATTCAGTTATACCGGTATGGAATGCCTGTTTTTGCATGAAGCGATTCCCGGTCATCATTTTCAGATATCGATCCAACAGGAAAATGAATCCCTGCCTAAGTTCCGGCGTTTCAGCTGGGTGGGCGCCTATGGAGAAGGCTATGCGTTGTATTGCGAAAGCCTGGGAAAAGAGCTGGGGGTATATACCAATCCCTACATGTATTTTGGGCGGCTTTCTGATGAAATACACCGGGCTATCCGTTTAGTAGTGGATGTAGGTCTGCACACCAAAGGATGGACCCGTGAGCAGGCCATCAAATACATGATGGATAATGAGCCGGTATCTGATCAGGAAGCAACAGCAGAGATAGAGCGGTATATGGCTATTCCCGCGCAGGCATTATCTTATAAAATCGGGGAATTAAAGATCCGGGAGTTGCGGGAGCAGTATACCCGTCAGCTGGGAGATAAATTCAGTTTGTCCGCCTTTCATGATGAGCTGCTGAAAGATGGTTGTCTGCCCCTGTCTGTATTAGCACAGAAGATGAACCGGTGGGCAGCAGGCTTTTAA
- a CDS encoding class I SAM-dependent methyltransferase — MTEFWESSFIEKQTMWGFEPADAAIVTKDLFLEKGIQDILIPGIGYGRNAKVFLDHGIAVTGIEISQTAIELARTHYGNSIPIYHGSVTDMPFDHKLYDGIFCFALIHLLSLRERRQLIKDCYQQLQPGGYMTFSVISKKAPTFGQGQPISKDRFKTMHGVNLFFYDETSIKQEFGKYGLTTITAIDEPVKNFKDKAPIPFWLITCRKEG; from the coding sequence ATGACTGAATTCTGGGAATCAAGCTTTATTGAAAAACAAACCATGTGGGGGTTTGAGCCTGCCGATGCGGCCATTGTAACCAAAGACCTGTTCCTTGAAAAAGGCATACAGGACATTTTAATTCCGGGGATCGGATACGGGAGGAATGCAAAAGTATTTCTGGACCATGGGATTGCTGTAACGGGCATAGAGATCTCCCAAACAGCGATTGAACTGGCCAGGACACATTACGGGAATAGTATCCCCATCTACCACGGTTCTGTAACAGACATGCCGTTTGACCATAAACTTTACGACGGCATCTTTTGTTTTGCCCTCATTCATTTATTATCTCTCAGGGAAAGAAGGCAACTCATCAAAGACTGTTACCAACAGCTACAACCAGGTGGATATATGACTTTTTCGGTGATCTCAAAAAAAGCCCCCACTTTCGGACAGGGCCAGCCAATCAGCAAAGACCGTTTTAAAACAATGCATGGTGTCAACCTGTTCTTTTACGATGAAACATCCATCAAACAGGAATTCGGGAAATACGGGCTGACCACCATCACCGCTATTGATGAACCTGTGAAAAACTTTAAAGATAAGGCCCCCATCCCCTTTTGGCTGATCACCTGCCGGAAGGAAGGGTAA